The following nucleotide sequence is from Mangifera indica cultivar Alphonso chromosome 1, CATAS_Mindica_2.1, whole genome shotgun sequence.
CCCAAACTTTCTTGGGATAAAGTGAATCTCGGTTGGAGGAACTGTTTCCCAtaataattttgcttttggATCTTCCAGAAGTATCATGCATGCACTCTATCTGATAATACTCATTACCACAATAAAATTGTTTGGATATGTCCAATGCAGACTCAGGCATACTGACAGATTTGGGCCCTCGGCTTACTCTTGTTGCAGAAACATGAGGTTCAACCTTTGCTTGAAATTCATTATGTTGATTACAACTACAAGAATGGTCATATCTGTCACTCAACCTGTTGTTGGAACAAAGAACCTTCTCGTTATACTTCACACCGCAATTTCTATGGCTGGATTTTGAGGTGTTTACCCACAACTGCTGATTCAATCCATTGCTGCCCCTGGGGATCTCATAATTATCAGTATGATATCTAGACTCGGATCTATTGACCATAGAACCATTTACAGAAACAACTGCAAATCTTTGCTTCTCAGACCATTTCAATGGTGAATCAAGTCGAGCTTCTTTTCGGAATTTCAAACTCCGAcgagaaaattttgattgttcCATTTGAAAAGAACCATTCCCATCTTTGGCACTTGTAACTTCTCCATCAGGGCTATGATAACTGTAATTTTCTGTTTGTGAAGTGCTACACCCATTTGAGTACTGTTCATGCAAAATCTCAGGAGATCCAGGCCTGGACAGAAAATCACCTGTTTCTCTCACTGTGTCCCTGCAGTTAATAGCATTACTCGACTCTTCATCAACGCTGGGTAATGATTCATCCTTTGAGACATCAGGATGAACAAGGGTATGATCTGAggcatcatatttttttattttatccctTTCTTTTCCTCTGagtctttcctttcttctcagctttttctctctttctttcattcttCTCCTCTGTTTGCGCTCTTCTTCTTCAcgtttttctttctcttcttcctcaagAAGTTTCATCTGCAGGAAAAAATCAGAGGCCTCAGAAGTAGGTTCCACAAACAGGAGATGGCTCCCAATTTTTATACCTAGAACATAAATCTTATCCTAAAATGTCATAAACACTAAGACCTGCTTTTCTAATGTGATAATCTCCTTGCATGCAACATGAATGCGTTCATCCAGAAGTTTTAGTGCAAGACAAATGAAGATGCTGTGCACATTTTGGCGTGCCGTTCCTTCTCTAAAGGCTTTTtcaacctgaaaaaaaaaaaaatagcattaTAAGTATGTTTCATAATTGTACAATTACATTTGCACATGCAAAAAAATGATAAGAATTAACAACACAGTTCCACCATCATCAAAAGTTCTGAGCAGTCCAGATTGCAGAGAAATTCTTTAAGACAACACTACAGCAGTACAGAGAAAATATACTAATAACTGAAATTCAATTTTGATCCAAGAAAATGTCATGCATGAAATTATGGAACTGCTGACCCAGCCTAGCACATCCTCCAGGTTTACTCAATTTATTTTCCTTAGAAACATTGCATTCAAAACTTCATTACTCCTTCCTGAGGCACTGTTAAGTTATTTTTATGTCTATTAACGAAGGTTATAACTTAGCGATCAGAAAAGGATGGCTATAGATAAGAGCATTAAAAGCAAGCTACGCTTATAAGAAACTACATAATGAAGCAAAGTAATCTTTACTGAGTTGAGAGATACAAAGATTATTCAGATTAAAACCAAGCACCTAACCCAACATGACTTTAGCGTAAACATGCATTATCCTATTACAGGAGCCTATTATATGCTTACTAGAGGTTCAAACAACCCAGAGCATAGTtgactttaaaaaactttattagAACAATGAAAACAATGGCAAGCATATTACAAGCCACAAAGGCACATGAATCAATATACCTGCTCCTTAAAAATAACAGTTGCAGCATCAAGAAGAAATTCACGGGCAAGTTCGGGACTCTTTGCATGCTTTTGAGGACGGAAGCATTCTCCATCCAGGTCATTTCCATCCTTGTCCATGGAATCCTCATCCTGAAAATGCAAAACGGATAGAGAAACTATACCCATTAAGTTACATAATCCTAGTTAGAATAAAAACAGTTAGTTAAGCAGCTTTAAAAGAATTGAAGTACCTCTTCTTCCTCGGCCTCTTCTGCATGGTCAAAAAACCTTCTAATACTTTCCCCTCTTGTAATTGTAACAAATCCATCACCAACTACAAGCCTGCAATGCACACATTGTTCGCCATTTAATGCATGAGCTTTTACAGAAAGCTCAGTACAGCGGCCATCTATTTTCCAAGCCCTCAGGGTAATAAAGCATGCACTCAGACCACTAAGATCCAAACCACTGACTTGAACACTTCCATTAATGCcaacattttcaaattcaagaatGTCAGATTTTCCCTGTCCAGTCCCAACAGCCCATTCAAAGTGATGGTGAGTTCCAAAAGTGTCAGAAAAAGTTTGGTGCCAGTCAGCTTGTACTGTGTCATCAGATACCTGTGATGTagtaaacaaaaatttgaacaaGATAAACTAAAACCACCAATGTGTAGGAAGGTAAATGGTCAATTCATTCTCCAAAGCAAGAGGCTCTTAAGTTAGCTTATTAGTACATTGAAAACTCTGTCCTCAACTTATcaacttttaataataatgtgtataaaatttcaatgaggatattttttttgtcaaatgtaTGTTAGGAGTATTGGCAAAGTCTTTGAAGACTGAATTAATCAATTTCCACATCAGAGTAACAATATTAACCCTTCATAGTTCAAATCATTGGATCAGATATTATAAGAAGCCAAAGCATTTGAACAATCTgcagaatgaaaaataaaaatgggtgAACAACCTCATATTGAAAGGCTGTATCAGCAGCACAAAACCAACTAGTACAGCGAGGTTCTCTCCGCATACGCCTCAACTCCTTTAATTCCTTAAATTCTCGAATAACATTTCTTCTACAATCTCTGCAAAACCTCTTGCTGTCAAACCTGTGAAATGAACAACAATttcttagaagaagaagatcaatctaataaaaaaacttatgaAACTATACACAGCATAAGCATTTAAAGAACTTTTTTTAGCACAGAAAGAATTGGACCAGCAACTGGGATATAAGCAATCTAATATGAACCTTGGGAGAATCACACCTCAAAAGTTAGCTGTTGAGATTATAGAGCCCAAAgctcatataaaccccacatttgAAGTCTACACTTTCCGATGtgggattcaagtctcataccttatacttgagatcctaacataccacaaTATTCTACAATCCTGACGTCCGTACAGGTTGGTAGTGCACTAGCTCTCTGCTAGCCCCAGGTGAACATTGCAATGTTAGCATTACCACCCGCACCACACGATTACAACTGAGAGACGTGATAGTTAGCTAAAGTAATATGAATTTTTGGAGAACCGCACCTCAAAGCTAGCTGTTAAAATTAGAGAACCTAAAgttatataaaccccacattagaagttcatactttctaatgtaAATTCAATTCTTATATCTTATACTTAGAATTCTAACACAATCTAACAAGATTCAATGCATCTTGAAAGACAACAAAATTAACTTTGCACCTTTGCATAAACACAAGGAGTTAAACTTATTTAATGACAGGTTCAGGAACTAATAAAGCTTTCTACCCCAAAGTTTCCACTGTTGAAATAAGTATTATAGGACTTTAACAGGTAACTTCAACAAAACTTACTTATGACAAAGTTGTTCaagaaagacaaaaacaaagaaaccaAAAGAAATAGTAGCATTTGGACAACAATAATATATGTGACAAAATAGTGTCGACCATTTAACATAGGATATAAACTCTAGGAAAACCATACCTCAAAAGTTAGCTATTGAAATTGGAGAGTTCAAAGTCATACAAATCTCACTCTAGAAGTTCATACTTTTCAATATGAGATTCAAGTCTAATACCTTACATTTGGAAACCTAAAATACTACCACACTTCACAGCCTCGACGTCCACACAAGCTAGCTATGTGCTAGCTCCCTACTAGACCCAAACTAACATTGCAATACCGACATCACCACCCGCGCTATACAATTGCAACTGAGAGACGtgatgatgactctgataccaaatgatatgaaccATAGGAGAATCACACCTTAAAAACTAGCTATTAAGATTGGAAAGCCTAAAGTCATATAAATCTCACACTAAAAGCCTatactttctaatgtgagaTTCAAGTTTCACACCTTGCACTTAAAATTCTAACAACATATAATCATAGAGCAATAACGAATAATACTTTGAGGtagattttatataataagtgTTAACGTGTGAATGAAGAAGGTCGCAGTAAACCTTCAACATCTAAGGTCTATTACGTCATATATTCTACTAGCACTTAGGACAGCAAGTTTCCATCTCTATTCATGTCCCTCTTTGCCCAATCTCCCTTTAAAGCCTCAACTCAATATACACTCAACAATTTGTTCTTCTGTACATCACGTCATTGTTAGAATACAAATATCACCTTTGGTGATCATCACACTTTTCCCTAAATGCCTCCATACAAACTATAATTATGCTTGTGTTGCCACTCCTTTGTCTCTATACTGAGAGTGACCATACTATACTTTTTTGAAATGCCAACAGTTTCTTCTAAACATCTTATGAAGTGTAAATCTatggttaattttctttctaaagtAATATAAAAGCTATCTGCCACTCGCTAAACTTCATGGATAACAATTGAGCTCTATTGCAAATGATCCAAAGTGATAAATTCATCACCAAGCTTTGAACTAAGACTAAGCcaaattaaaggccaaaataatcataaaagaTGGATTCCGTCTAGATGAATTGAGAATAAATTTTCCCTTCATTAACAGGCTTGTTAGGATGCTTACATGATGCAGCTTTTGTGTTGACAAAATTGGCATTTTCCCTTTGGAGTTAACAAAATTGGAATTTTCCACCAGCTTCATTGCATCATGTCAAACAAAATTGCCCATAATTAGAGAATCCATTTCATTTCTTCTGAAGCACACAGTTATTCACTTTCTCACTACATGCCTGACTCATAGTGTTTGCCTAAATAGGGTTGTCCATCCAATTCACCCATATATTTGGAGATAGGAACATTAGGTACCTCATGTATTAAATTATGTTGCAAGCTTGTAACAACAATGTGAGAATTCTCAAAGAAAATAGCATCAAGAAGTATCTAAACCTTCTAATGACATATAATGAAAGATTGATTAACTTTATGCAAACATACAAGGTTATAATGTCTTCTTCATCAGCTTGACCATTATAACAGTTTCCACCTTTTATCTCAGCTCTCCCATAGAGAAGATAACTAACTACCAATCAGTTCTCATACCAGCTTCCACtgaattttaaatcaaatactAAATATTACAAACAAACAAGCTAAAACACACCTGTACATAAGCCTCTCAATAAAATCCTCTTCCTTCATCCTTAAAAGAGATTGCCGAGTTTCTTCCCCAAGGGCAGACCAGAAATCCACTAACGTGTCACAAGAAAGCCTGGCAGTATGCAATGCACATGTTTCTCTTGTTCCATGTACCCTACCAAAACTTGCAATTCCTTGACTTATCCAACCCCGACCTGCACCACCACATGCATCAGGATAAAGCAATTCACGCTCCCTTTCCCTTGCATGTGCACTGTCAAAGACCTGAATAGATGAAAACATCAGCAACACAAACAAAATCACATCCATAGACGCAAAATTGCTACACACAGAAGAAAactttcatgaaaaaaaaaaataattggaaCTAACATTTTGCAGTCCTTTCAGAGACTTTGAGCACAAATAGCAGTCCAGGAGTGTTAATGATCCATCACGTGTTGTGGTTAGACCACCCCATGGATGGATTGATGGATCTTGAAAGTCATTTTGGCACCCATTTGTCATAGTTGATCCACAGTCATTTTTAATCTTTGAGGCTGCAGTTCTGTTGCTAGGAAGCTGTGCAACTGTTCCATCTTGCTGCAGAGACTTTCCATACATAACAATCTGCAGAAAACCTTCTAGCAGTAGTCCATTGCATCGAGAACAATACATGTATTTTCGAGCTTGCTCGAACAGGCTCTGCTTATCAATCCTAAGGAGCTGCTTCCGTGCTTGTGGTGAAAGGTCACTCCAGAACTAAATAAAtatcaccaaattagcaaatTTAATTCTATGAGTTGCATAAAACCAAAACCccaaacatattataaatatagaaatacGGAAACAAATACTAAAATCATCAACCAAATGACCAATACTTGATAAACTAGCATAATTGAAGtcactaaataataaaaacaactgGAAACccttttaaatcaatttttcaaaacaagGGCATCAAATTTCATAACCAAAATTATTACTCACATGAAATGTCATTacctttattagaaaaaattacaTGAAAACAGATCCAAATTTGACGCATACTCACGAAAAATGGCAAATGATAATTGCTTTTGCAAATTGCAACCTACTTATCCATGTACAAAATcatttatacaaacaaattttgcGAACTTTTTATACAAACTGAGGTGACTGCTtatgattagataatataattgttattttttttcatttcaaaataatcaatcaGATGCTACCACATCATGTTATATGAAAAAGTTTGCACAATTTGTATGTAGATGTAGTATTACTCTTatccattattattatatacaaaataattacataaactTTCACAGGTTTTCAATCCTCTATTGTCTTTACTATATCACATAGAACACAATAATACACTAAACTGCACTCTAATTggatctaataaataaaatactcaAAGTTCCATCAACACAAAACCGCTTAATAAATAAGTTTCACCTCAAGATCCAATCAAAAATCAATCGACCCATTTCAGTTCAAGTAAAATCCACTTAAAAACACTGATCTCCAGTTCACTTTTCAATCAATAAATACAAACCCAATCACTTCccttaaaacaaaaaacacaaaacaaaaactcTAGTACCTTCTGTAGTTGATTATACCCAACATCATCGCTGTTTTTTGACCAGAACCCATTGGCCGGAATCGAGTAAGCATTACTAAATTGCTCATTGTTTCTCTTCGCCTGCGCGAATCCTGgcataatcaaattaaacacataaaattcaattcattcactGTATTATTTAATTCCATTCAAGCCCTTCTGCTTGCAACAATACTACGATCAAACATCGATCCCAACCGGATCGTTATCTAACAAAATGGAGTGAAATAAAATGGGCAATTGAATCGAACCCACCCCAACCAAATTAAATATCGATTAAGAATCGAAATGGGTCCGAATCTGGTAGGACTGTACAGACAAATAAGCAAGAGATTGgaaaatggcaaaaatggtCAAGCTACTGAAACGTTTTTGTTTGGCTTGTGAAATGATGATGACGAGATTGGAGGTGCGTGGGCTTTTATAGTTATAGGACTGGGAGAATTAGAAAGAGAGGGGAGtccgtgttttttttttttaactgtctGTTTTTTACTATTGTACGGTAAAATAGTATAACtattaattaatgtaaaaaaaaaattaatcaaatacttaactaaattaaatttctcattcaaattctttttaacaTCGTCCACAATACGactatatttattaattggaaatttttGTATGCTTTTCTTGTTGCTTAAATTCAATtgtactaaaaataataaaaattatggaaaaattattaatatattatatttcttaaaaccaaattattattattattattattatatatagtaaGGTTGCCTTATTATCTAAGAAATCAActacttttttgttttatagaaAG
It contains:
- the LOC123225769 gene encoding uncharacterized protein LOC123225769, which produces MPGFAQAKRNNEQFSNAYSIPANGFWSKNSDDVGYNQLQKFWSDLSPQARKQLLRIDKQSLFEQARKYMYCSRCNGLLLEGFLQIVMYGKSLQQDGTVAQLPSNRTAASKIKNDCGSTMTNGCQNDFQDPSIHPWGGLTTTRDGSLTLLDCYLCSKSLKGLQNVFDSAHARERERELLYPDACGGAGRGWISQGIASFGRVHGTRETCALHTARLSCDTLVDFWSALGEETRQSLLRMKEEDFIERLMYRFDSKRFCRDCRRNVIREFKELKELRRMRREPRCTSWFCAADTAFQYEVSDDTVQADWHQTFSDTFGTHHHFEWAVGTGQGKSDILEFENVGINGSVQVSGLDLSGLSACFITLRAWKIDGRCTELSVKAHALNGEQCVHCRLVVGDGFVTITRGESIRRFFDHAEEAEEEEDEDSMDKDGNDLDGECFRPQKHAKSPELAREFLLDAATVIFKEQVEKAFREGTARQNVHSIFICLALKLLDERIHVACKEIITLEKQMKLLEEEEKEKREEEERKQRRRMKEREKKLRRKERLRGKERDKIKKYDASDHTLVHPDVSKDESLPSVDEESSNAINCRDTVRETGDFLSRPGSPEILHEQYSNGCSTSQTENYSYHSPDGEVTSAKDGNGSFQMEQSKFSRRSLKFRKEARLDSPLKWSEKQRFAVVSVNGSMVNRSESRYHTDNYEIPRGSNGLNQQLWVNTSKSSHRNCGVKYNEKVLCSNNRLSDRYDHSCSCNQHNEFQAKVEPHVSATRVSRGPKSVSMPESALDISKQFYCGNEYYQIECMHDTSGRSKSKIIMGNSSSNRDSLYPKKVWEPMEVQKKHLCSNSDSDVTLKSTTYKGETVEHDYSLVKSSGETYTSNANGNLHQNDHEDVNMKKSRDYSLSTDEACLNGIHLEAKDACYSTEAASDEAGLCHNRNSTLTRISDPNMSSTSNSDNCSSCLSEGDSNTVSSNHGNLESSSTSDSEDASQQSEGRDASECTQNVFSESHEVEMEKKRSTNGVENLVSRTLNGFPHHSMGSKFQGNLLTKTSQNPDKEISNGSSAEHQGYFQPLHNQNMQFSVFQPPPMGYYHQNPVSWSSAPINGVLSFPHTNHYWYAGPLGYGLNGNTCMCMQYGALPHVPTSVFNPSLATLYQPVTKSNCMEEQTHFFEAGIAQEPLNDANTKTAAPAGSYLSDVPANTEVGQNDDSVNLGNNFSLFHFGGPVALSTGCKLNSMPSKDEIVGNFSSQFLADHVENDHACTQKDITIEEYNLFAATNGIRFPFF